Within the Gammaproteobacteria bacterium genome, the region GTTGCGCGAATACTGGTATCGTAATGCGAATCTGATTTGACCAGTCACTCCTGCCCACATTGTCATGCCAATCAGCAACAGCGACCGGAAATTTACAACCGCGGATCTCTACGACGAGCATAGCGATGATCTACAGGTTGTGGAGCCCGTTTTCAGAGATTTTGGAGGTTGCCTCGCGTTTCACGGCGAGGTCCACACGGTGAAATGTTTTGAGGACAATAGCCTGGTTCGCGAAGCACTTGTAACCAGCGGTCATAACAGGGTGCTGATTGTCGATGGAGGCGGCTCGTTGCGCTGCGCGCTCCTGGGCGATCAACTGGCCGCGCTCGCCGAAAAAAATGATTGGGCGGGCGTGATCGTGAACGGTTGCGTACGCGATTCCATTGCCCTGTCCAACGCCTCGATTGGCGTAAAGGCGCTGGCCTGCAACCCTCGCAAAAGCGTCAAGCTCGGCGCCGGTGAACGCGATATCCCGGTGCGCTTCGCGGACGTAACGTTCACGCCCTCGAATTACGTATACGCCGACGAGGATGGCATCGTTGTCTCATCGCGCGCGCTGTTTTAAACGCCGGTGGTTTACTACATCGTCAGTGTCAACCGTACACTGGAGCCGCCGGATCGTGGCTGAATTCTCTCCTGTCTATTCACATCATGTCTAGTCCGAATCACGAGACCATGACTGGTGGTATAACGTGTATCGATACCGGTTACTATCGACCGAGGATGGCCGCTTGCTATTTGATGGAACACAATGGTCAGGCGGCATTTATCGATAGCGGCACCGCCCACTCCGTTCCGCGCTTGCTTAAGCTTCTGGATCATAAACAAATCGCGCGTCGCGATGTCGCCTACGTGATGCCGACCCATGTACACCTGGACCACGCGGGCGGTGCGGGCGAACTTATGCATCATCTGCCGGAAGCCAGGCTTGTGGTGCATCCGCGCGGCGCGCGCCATATGATCGACCCAGGCAAATTGATCGCGGGCGCCACGGCCGTTTATGGGGAAACGACGTTCAGGGAAAATTTCGGGACGCTTCGGCCGGTTCCCGAACACAGGATAATCCTGGCGGAAGATGGCCTGGAGCTGGACTTGAGTGGCCGCCGTCTCTTGTTCATGGACACGCCAGGACATGCACGCCATCACTACAGTATTTTTGATGAATCCACCCGCGGCTTTTTTGCCGGCGATGTTTTTGGACTTTCCTATCGCGAAAGTGACGGGCCCAACGGTGCGTTTGTATTTCCGACCACCACGCCCGTCCAATTCGACCCCAGTGCCTGGCGCGACTCGCTTGACCGGCTGTTACGCTATCGGCCCGACCGCGTGTATATGGCGCATTACGGAATGGTCACCGCCGTTGAGTCGCTGGCAAATGATCTGCGCCGCAGGATCGGGCAACTAGCGGAGCTTGCTGAAAGCAGCAGCGCACGCAACTTGACAGCGGAGCAGGATCGACACCAGCATCTCGTCGCGGAAATCGAGGGGTTTCTGCTGAGCGAACTCACAACCGCCGGTGTCCCGCTGGATCGTAGTGAGGCGCTCGCACTCTTCAACCTGGATATCGAGCTTAACGCGCAAGGCCTGAGCGTCTGGCTGGATCGGGATTAGTCATACCATTGACGCGCGTGCTTTCCGGCGAAGTCTCGCCCAGGCGCAAGCTACCTTGCGCAGGTCCTGAGCATGGGATTGCAGTGAGAAGTTGATCTACTGAAATTTCTCATATAGAGCCCGCGGCCATGGTCCGGGGCTTGTCGATCGCCAGGGGACGCGCTATCGCCAGTCTGTAAGAAGCGCGTCTGGTGCTGCCCATGGTCAGAAACTCCATTAGCTCGAGCCCGGACTCCTCCAGCACGCTCAGAAAATCCGCTTCATAAGTCACGCGTCCAAAGTGGATACTTGTGACCCGGTGCAGCATCGGCTTGACCTTTTCGATCAATGCCGATTTCCCATGGTGAAATGTCTGTGTAAAAAAGACCCAGCCACCCGGCGCCAGCAGCGAGAGCACGTGCCG harbors:
- a CDS encoding MBL fold metallo-hydrolase, coding for MSSPNHETMTGGITCIDTGYYRPRMAACYLMEHNGQAAFIDSGTAHSVPRLLKLLDHKQIARRDVAYVMPTHVHLDHAGGAGELMHHLPEARLVVHPRGARHMIDPGKLIAGATAVYGETTFRENFGTLRPVPEHRIILAEDGLELDLSGRRLLFMDTPGHARHHYSIFDESTRGFFAGDVFGLSYRESDGPNGAFVFPTTTPVQFDPSAWRDSLDRLLRYRPDRVYMAHYGMVTAVESLANDLRRRIGQLAELAESSSARNLTAEQDRHQHLVAEIEGFLLSELTTAGVPLDRSEALALFNLDIELNAQGLSVWLDRD
- the rraA gene encoding ribonuclease E activity regulator RraA, with protein sequence MPISNSDRKFTTADLYDEHSDDLQVVEPVFRDFGGCLAFHGEVHTVKCFEDNSLVREALVTSGHNRVLIVDGGGSLRCALLGDQLAALAEKNDWAGVIVNGCVRDSIALSNASIGVKALACNPRKSVKLGAGERDIPVRFADVTFTPSNYVYADEDGIVVSSRALF